The DNA window CTCCCACTGAGCTAAGCGCCCTGACTCATCAAAACCGTTGCTTACTGTGGTAATTCTCGCCCTTTCGGGATTCCCGGTCAATGCATTAAAAGAGTTGTTTTCTTGAAAATTTGGTACGGGATTGGTCCGAAGCTGAAGGGGGGGGGAGCGGAAAAATCCATCGCGCTATTCCATCTATGTATAGATTGAACTCCCAGTGTTTGAGCAACTTTTTTCCTTGTGAAGAAATTTCCATCGCTGGCATTGCACCTCTATAATTCACATATATTTAGTGTGATTTAGGAGGGCAGCAAATGAAGACCGGCGAAGTGGAAGCAACTATCAAACGATTAATCCAGCGGGATGAAGGGATCGCACCGGCATTACGACTGCTAGAACAGATGCTGGGTACAGCGATAAGCGAGAAGGAAGCTGAGGAATTAAGGCGAGTGATAGAGCGCCGGCGAATAAGGCTCTTGGCTGAGGCAGCCGTAGATGGCGTTGAGGTGGATACTGCCGGAATGAAGATCGAAGATGTCCGTGCCTCTCTGAGGGAAATGGTCGCTGAGACAGACAATCCTAACCTAATACGGATGGCGGATGGTGTTGCTGCAACATTCGGTGATGACGCTGCTGCCGGACGAATGAAGCCTGGTGGTCTGCGGGCGCGACGGTCAGGAAATGTGATCGTAGCTCCGGGAAATGGTGTGGACCAAGGGTTTGCAGCTGTTAATGGAGAAAACCTTATACCCGTGTGGCTTGATGATGGTGAATATATTTTTTCGAACAAAGCTATCGAGGGTCTTGGTCTGCGCAACGGGGCACCCAGGGTAAAGGCGAGGGATGTTGGCCTGGTCGAGTTGGAAAAACTCCACAACGAGTTGAAAGCACTCGCAGCAACTGAGCCACCGGCACCGCCGGAAGAAATCACTGCCGATGTTGGCCCCGCAGAGCCTGTGATGACGCCCACCGAACTCTTAGCAGAAGCACAAATAGCGGAGGAGCGAAGGGAGCGGGCGGCGGTAGCTGACGAAACAGGCAGATGGCATGCATCAGACGAATTTATTAATGCTGTAATTGCTGCCGAAAGCGGCGGTGATCCCAACGCTGTGAGTGAGGCCGGCGCCGTTGGCTTGCTCCAGATTCTGCCAAGTACTGCCCGCGACCCCGGCTTTGGCGTGATTGGGTTGGAAGGAACTGATGATGAAGTGGTGGCTCAGTTGAAGAATCCTGAAATCAACCGCCGCCTCGGGTCAGAATATTTGTCTGCGATGCTCCACCGTTATCATGGTGATGCTGACTTGGCGCTGGTTGCCTATAACGCCGGTCCGGCCAGAGCAGATAGGGTCGCGAAAGATGAAAGACCATTGGATCGATTCGTGGAGTTAAATCCTAA is part of the Pseudomonadota bacterium genome and encodes:
- a CDS encoding lytic transglycosylase domain-containing protein — translated: MKTGEVEATIKRLIQRDEGIAPALRLLEQMLGTAISEKEAEELRRVIERRRIRLLAEAAVDGVEVDTAGMKIEDVRASLREMVAETDNPNLIRMADGVAATFGDDAAAGRMKPGGLRARRSGNVIVAPGNGVDQGFAAVNGENLIPVWLDDGEYIFSNKAIEGLGLRNGAPRVKARDVGLVELEKLHNELKALAATEPPAPPEEITADVGPAEPVMTPTELLAEAQIAEERRERAAVADETGRWHASDEFINAVIAAESGGDPNAVSEAGAVGLLQILPSTARDPGFGVIGLEGTDDEVVAQLKNPEINRRLGSEYLSAMLHRYHGDADLALVAYNAGPARADRVAKDERPLDRFVELNPKAALETLPYIKRVLGNV